From one Butyricimonas faecihominis genomic stretch:
- a CDS encoding thioredoxin family protein, whose product MKKFVLLVLVLITGLTVFSQGIEFQKGRYAEVLEMAKKQNKLVFIDIYTSWCGPCKHMADKVFPQAKVGEYYNAHFLNLKLDAEKSEDGKMVAKTFGVSAYPTFLFVNGDGELVYRFLGGKTVDMFVKEGEKAVVAFAAQPELKKYTKKYEEGNRDKEFLNQYFILKDRSGLDCSDVLLDYFALVDDSQLLDSINVPRIGKITVFDKKLANRFVDAACAEAVNPVKDKKHSTTVNKAICTFLSACVQKTAQADQEENFDEVLALKDRLFKATGAKNSATAASLGGGNIYIPSELLRLNYYSAKKKLDKFNHLFINYIAELQKKYKETREEKIAMLKAMEAKLKEAKESGNEAEYQAARKLNAMMSAFSSIDDYYTSTSMIENVERYEEIYEGEKDVAYKDRVAGWYVFLHQLSPSAKTATYVADKLLALDKKELAKEVLTLGLKDGSAAAGVEEGDVKACQAKLDELK is encoded by the coding sequence ATGAAAAAATTCGTATTGTTAGTGTTGGTTTTAATCACTGGTTTAACCGTGTTTTCACAAGGAATAGAATTCCAGAAAGGGCGCTATGCAGAGGTATTGGAAATGGCGAAAAAACAAAATAAGTTGGTATTTATAGATATATATACTTCTTGGTGTGGCCCTTGTAAACATATGGCCGATAAGGTATTTCCGCAGGCTAAAGTCGGTGAATATTATAACGCTCATTTCTTGAACTTGAAGTTGGATGCAGAAAAGAGTGAAGACGGGAAAATGGTTGCAAAAACATTTGGAGTATCTGCTTATCCCACTTTCCTTTTTGTTAACGGGGATGGAGAATTGGTTTATCGTTTCTTGGGTGGTAAAACCGTGGATATGTTTGTCAAGGAAGGCGAAAAAGCCGTGGTTGCTTTTGCGGCACAACCGGAATTAAAGAAATACACGAAGAAGTATGAGGAAGGAAACAGGGATAAAGAATTCTTGAATCAGTATTTTATATTGAAAGATCGGTCCGGTTTGGATTGTAGCGATGTGTTGCTTGATTATTTTGCTTTAGTAGATGATAGTCAGTTGTTGGATTCGATAAATGTTCCGCGTATTGGTAAGATTACGGTTTTTGACAAGAAATTAGCCAACCGGTTCGTGGATGCGGCTTGTGCGGAAGCTGTTAATCCAGTGAAAGATAAAAAGCATTCTACTACCGTGAATAAAGCAATTTGTACGTTTTTGAGTGCTTGTGTTCAAAAGACGGCACAAGCCGATCAAGAAGAGAATTTTGATGAAGTGTTGGCTTTGAAAGATCGTTTGTTTAAGGCAACAGGGGCCAAGAATAGTGCCACGGCGGCTTCATTGGGGGGAGGAAATATTTATATCCCTTCGGAGTTACTACGTTTGAATTACTATTCGGCTAAAAAGAAATTAGATAAGTTTAATCATCTTTTTATTAATTATATAGCCGAACTTCAAAAAAAATACAAGGAAACTCGTGAAGAGAAAATAGCCATGCTTAAGGCTATGGAAGCCAAGTTGAAAGAGGCCAAAGAAAGTGGAAATGAGGCGGAATATCAAGCGGCAAGGAAGCTAAATGCGATGATGTCTGCTTTTTCAAGTATTGATGATTACTATACTTCAACGAGTATGATCGAGAACGTGGAACGTTACGAAGAGATATATGAAGGGGAGAAAGATGTTGCATACAAGGATCGAGTTGCTGGTTGGTACGTGTTTTTACATCAGTTGAGTCCTTCTGCGAAGACAGCGACTTACGTGGCCGATAAGTTGTTAGCCTTGGATAAAAAGGAACTGGCGAAAGAAGTCTTGACATTAGGATTGAAAGATGGAAGTGCGGCAGCTGGGGTGGAAGAGGGAGACGTGAAAGCTTGTCAGGCAAAATTAGATGAATTGAAATAG
- a CDS encoding TlpA disulfide reductase family protein, giving the protein MRKIVSGLLIGLLFVGCAKQETMYTIQGEWEGGDGKVVYLKKDLGDKKYEIQDSVVVANGSFKMQKPLGDVDERILEINGSTNIIILDSVPIHVKCVTVKKTVKGKEIENVRAEISGSVEQDIFKTMLLAQRDEMLMMLGLSFMGRDENTSTAMQDSLIQMYTAMKEKTVRTIDSLVTNYPDCHATALIINNFVIKDRNLAEVEKMYEGLTPRIKNAYLGRKLKTSIDNIKKTSIGSIAPDFTLQAPDGKNVSLSDYRGKIVLLDFWASWCGPCLREVPNVKKVYDKFHDKGFEILSVSLDDKKDNWVNAIEKNDLDWGHVSSLKGWSCPVAKLYNVSGVPAMLLIDKEGKIVATKLRGDLLMEKVAEQFGE; this is encoded by the coding sequence ATGAGAAAAATTGTCAGTGGATTATTGATAGGCCTGTTGTTTGTGGGCTGTGCTAAACAGGAAACAATGTATACCATTCAAGGAGAGTGGGAAGGTGGAGATGGGAAAGTGGTTTATTTGAAAAAGGACTTAGGAGACAAGAAATATGAAATACAGGACTCCGTAGTCGTGGCAAACGGTAGTTTCAAAATGCAAAAGCCGCTTGGAGACGTGGATGAGCGGATTTTGGAAATAAATGGTAGTACGAATATCATTATTTTGGATTCTGTTCCAATCCATGTAAAATGCGTAACCGTGAAAAAAACGGTCAAGGGAAAAGAGATTGAGAATGTCAGAGCAGAAATATCGGGGAGCGTGGAGCAGGATATTTTTAAAACAATGCTGTTAGCACAGCGGGATGAGATGTTGATGATGTTGGGACTTTCCTTCATGGGTAGAGATGAGAATACGAGTACTGCCATGCAGGACTCTTTAATACAGATGTATACGGCTATGAAGGAGAAAACCGTGCGGACGATTGACAGTTTGGTTACAAATTATCCCGATTGTCATGCAACTGCGTTGATTATTAATAATTTCGTGATCAAGGATAGAAATTTGGCGGAAGTTGAAAAAATGTATGAAGGTTTGACTCCCCGTATCAAAAATGCTTATTTAGGACGTAAATTGAAAACATCGATAGATAATATTAAAAAAACATCCATCGGTAGTATTGCCCCGGATTTCACCTTACAAGCTCCGGACGGAAAGAATGTTTCTTTATCCGATTACCGTGGGAAGATTGTTTTGCTTGATTTCTGGGCGTCTTGGTGTGGTCCTTGTTTGCGTGAAGTTCCCAATGTGAAGAAAGTATATGACAAGTTCCATGATAAAGGATTTGAAATACTGAGCGTGTCACTGGATGATAAAAAGGATAATTGGGTAAATGCGATTGAAAAGAATGATTTGGACTGGGGTCACGTTTCTTCCTTGAAGGGATGGAGTTGTCCGGTGGCAAAATTGTATAACGTGAGCGGGGTTCCAGCCATGTTGTTGATTGACAAGGAGGGAAAAATTGTCGCTACCAAATTGCGGGGTGACTTGTTGATGGAAAAAGTTGCGGAACAATTTGGAGAATAA
- a CDS encoding thioredoxin family protein, giving the protein MKKIGFIVQFLCLALFSFGQSAEEGIRFIEGEKWENILKMAQEQNKYIFMDCYTSWCGPCKALAKDIFTRKDVGDFFNANFINVKYDMEKGVGKDLYKQYKSNIIGFPTLLLINKEGKVVHQMAGFQEADVLIAGMKAGMEGKSLFTYKDRYAAGERELAFLKDYVVALEGAFLKDDIEKIILDYMKTIPVEKLQEKEIWDFVGSYIKDPILHNLTT; this is encoded by the coding sequence ATGAAAAAAATTGGATTTATAGTACAATTTTTGTGCTTGGCCCTGTTCTCGTTCGGACAGTCTGCTGAGGAGGGAATTCGTTTTATTGAAGGCGAAAAATGGGAAAATATTTTGAAAATGGCCCAAGAACAGAATAAATATATTTTTATGGATTGTTATACCTCTTGGTGTGGTCCATGTAAAGCCTTAGCTAAAGACATCTTTACACGTAAAGATGTGGGAGACTTTTTTAACGCAAATTTTATCAACGTGAAATATGATATGGAAAAAGGTGTGGGGAAAGATTTATACAAACAGTATAAATCCAATATCATTGGATTCCCGACACTCCTATTGATTAACAAGGAGGGGAAGGTTGTACACCAGATGGCTGGTTTTCAAGAGGCTGATGTTTTAATCGCCGGAATGAAAGCCGGGATGGAAGGTAAAAGCTTGTTCACTTATAAGGACAGATATGCGGCAGGAGAGCGTGAACTTGCCTTTTTGAAAGATTATGTTGTTGCTTTGGAAGGAGCTTTCTTAAAAGATGATATCGAGAAAATTATACTCGATTATATGAAAACGATACCCGTGGAAAAATTGCAGGAAAAAGAAATCTGGGACTTCGTGGGTTCTTATATTAAGGATCCTATTCTCCACAATTTGACTACGTGA
- a CDS encoding thioredoxin family protein, with translation MRRILFTIAILLFSWNVFSQGIQFETGSWKEVLQKAKQENKLVFVDLYTTWCGPCKKMAAETFPQQTVGDYFNKNFVNYKIDAEKGEGPGLAGKYEVSAYPTLVFVNAEGELVYKFMGVRTADKLIAEGEKAVRLHALAPRIAAMEKEYEQGKRGKVFLGEYYALLKESGAGGGVVLNEYLKCLSDEELLLEENVNNIGNISIFDPVLFDRLVKGIKKVEGENKKLGNRLNASVMKSLSACFATCVKEKDEKALEGILDVKAGLGNLENGMSAMMGGGKSYLPAEQLRLDFYSNNRLDDKFKTLMNKYLVAQQEENSIDSLRKMEEITNRHFKMLIDSAKMKNDSAAIVSIKKTMGMASLFGGVKYKLLSSFVISATRHYWKITDQQNAGEKKQCIDWINYAYQLDRTPATAWGCADFLEGIGEKQEAKRLLNDVLEVVKSNPASDVDPKDIQSVKDRVEKM, from the coding sequence ATGAGAAGAATACTTTTTACAATAGCCATTTTGCTTTTCTCGTGGAACGTGTTTTCACAGGGGATTCAGTTCGAAACCGGTAGCTGGAAAGAAGTTTTACAGAAAGCAAAACAGGAGAATAAATTGGTCTTTGTAGACCTGTACACGACGTGGTGCGGTCCTTGCAAGAAAATGGCTGCGGAGACTTTCCCTCAGCAGACCGTGGGAGATTACTTCAACAAGAATTTCGTCAATTACAAGATTGACGCGGAGAAAGGTGAAGGACCGGGATTGGCAGGTAAATACGAGGTTTCGGCTTACCCGACGTTGGTATTCGTGAATGCCGAGGGCGAGTTGGTGTATAAGTTTATGGGGGTCCGTACGGCTGATAAACTGATCGCGGAGGGGGAGAAAGCCGTGCGTTTACATGCTTTGGCTCCCCGCATTGCGGCGATGGAGAAAGAATACGAGCAAGGAAAACGAGGAAAAGTATTCCTCGGAGAGTATTACGCTCTGTTGAAAGAGTCCGGGGCAGGTGGTGGTGTTGTCCTGAACGAGTACTTGAAATGTCTCTCTGACGAGGAATTGTTGTTGGAGGAGAACGTGAATAATATAGGTAATATTTCCATTTTCGATCCGGTTCTTTTTGATCGTTTGGTTAAGGGCATTAAGAAGGTTGAGGGAGAGAATAAGAAGTTGGGCAACCGCTTGAATGCCTCCGTGATGAAAAGTCTGAGTGCTTGTTTTGCTACTTGCGTGAAAGAGAAAGATGAAAAAGCGTTGGAAGGGATTCTTGACGTGAAGGCCGGGTTGGGAAATCTGGAGAATGGTATGTCTGCCATGATGGGTGGCGGTAAATCTTACCTTCCGGCAGAGCAGTTGCGTTTGGATTTCTACTCGAACAACCGTTTGGACGATAAATTCAAGACGTTGATGAACAAGTATCTCGTTGCTCAACAGGAGGAGAATAGCATCGATTCTCTGAGAAAAATGGAAGAGATAACAAACCGGCATTTCAAGATGTTGATTGATTCGGCTAAAATGAAGAATGATTCTGCCGCGATCGTGAGTATAAAGAAGACGATGGGTATGGCGAGCTTGTTTGGAGGGGTGAAGTATAAACTATTGTCTTCTTTCGTGATCAGTGCTACCCGTCATTACTGGAAGATTACCGATCAGCAAAATGCTGGAGAGAAAAAGCAATGTATCGACTGGATAAACTACGCTTACCAGTTAGATCGTACCCCGGCCACGGCTTGGGGATGTGCGGATTTCTTGGAAGGAATCGGGGAGAAGCAGGAGGCTAAAAGGCTCTTGAATGACGTGTTGGAAGTTGTTAAGAGTAACCCGGCAAGTGATGTCGATCCGAAGGATATTCAATCCGTAAAGGACCGAGTGGAAAAAATGTAA
- a CDS encoding RagB/SusD family nutrient uptake outer membrane protein, which translates to MKRFVKIYTYWLLGMLLFTGCDDYLKEDSGDLLIPGKVDEFLPMLYKEGFPQNFNEEVAWLYLMTDDVEMGQLELDPDDESYETRDKNSLDALSAGEGEEPYKWEREIKSYADNFWERRYGNILACNLVIDALPEMKYVEADSGVYNFLAAQAYALRAYYYWCLVNSYALPWSKENLDKPGVIIRTEPQIDISARGRSSIRDVYDLINGDIEEAEKYIKVATFDGNIHRLSEPAILLLASRIALFQENWDEVIRTGELFLAQNSVILNLNDQDTTLFGTEKGLNNKIFTMMDGTINKEVVFTFGTSSYTPYDYLSTSGTFYGLGFRPSHSTDESLIRSYEEGDLRKKAYFLKDVPAKKAESIWEEDKPYEYKYYYPIKYRQMSGSTSTKPSENLLHENWRSVEVMLNLAEAYTRKNNEVTSDALDLLNDLRRCRLDSEAYVEKTSADFSDAQALLKFIWEERRRELCFEEAMRFWDLRRQGMPELKHKWYSSWDTYETYTLPQGSKNYVLSIPRSELDYNNGCYDNERDLIRPE; encoded by the coding sequence ATGAAAAGATTTGTAAAGATATATACCTATTGGCTTTTAGGAATGCTTTTGTTCACCGGGTGTGATGATTATTTGAAAGAGGATTCGGGCGATTTGTTGATCCCCGGGAAGGTGGATGAGTTTTTACCGATGCTATATAAAGAGGGTTTCCCTCAAAATTTTAATGAGGAAGTTGCTTGGTTATATTTGATGACTGATGATGTGGAGATGGGGCAACTGGAATTGGATCCGGATGATGAGAGTTATGAAACTCGGGATAAAAATTCTTTGGATGCTTTGAGTGCGGGAGAAGGTGAGGAGCCTTACAAGTGGGAAAGAGAGATAAAAAGTTATGCCGATAATTTTTGGGAGCGTCGTTACGGGAATATTTTGGCTTGTAATTTAGTCATAGATGCGTTACCGGAAATGAAGTACGTGGAGGCGGATTCAGGGGTTTATAATTTCCTTGCGGCACAAGCTTATGCTCTACGTGCTTACTATTATTGGTGTTTAGTGAATTCATACGCTTTACCCTGGTCGAAAGAAAATCTAGACAAGCCGGGAGTGATTATCCGTACGGAGCCTCAAATTGATATATCTGCGAGAGGACGTTCGTCTATCCGGGATGTGTATGATTTGATTAATGGAGATATTGAGGAAGCGGAAAAATATATCAAAGTGGCCACCTTTGACGGGAATATACATCGGCTTTCGGAACCGGCGATTTTATTGTTAGCTTCTCGTATTGCATTATTCCAAGAAAATTGGGACGAGGTCATTCGGACCGGTGAATTGTTTTTAGCACAGAATTCCGTTATTTTGAATTTGAATGATCAGGACACGACATTATTTGGGACGGAGAAAGGGCTTAATAATAAGATATTTACTATGATGGATGGGACTATAAATAAAGAAGTCGTTTTTACGTTCGGGACTTCTAGTTATACCCCGTATGATTATTTATCGACTTCGGGTACTTTTTATGGATTGGGTTTCAGACCTTCCCATAGTACGGACGAGTCTTTGATTCGTTCTTATGAAGAGGGGGATTTACGGAAAAAAGCTTATTTCTTGAAGGATGTCCCGGCTAAAAAGGCAGAGAGTATCTGGGAAGAAGATAAACCTTATGAGTATAAATATTATTATCCGATAAAATATCGTCAAATGTCGGGTTCAACTTCTACGAAGCCGAGTGAAAATCTTCTCCATGAGAATTGGCGGAGCGTGGAAGTAATGTTAAATTTAGCAGAGGCATATACGCGTAAGAATAATGAGGTGACTAGTGATGCGCTTGATTTATTGAATGATCTACGGCGTTGTCGTTTGGATTCGGAGGCGTATGTGGAAAAAACGTCAGCAGATTTTTCGGATGCCCAAGCTTTGTTGAAATTTATTTGGGAAGAGCGACGTCGGGAACTTTGTTTCGAGGAGGCTATGCGTTTTTGGGATTTGCGGAGACAGGGTATGCCGGAATTGAAACATAAATGGTATTCAAGTTGGGATACATACGAAACCTATACTTTGCCGCAAGGAAGTAAAAATTACGTACTTTCAATTCCTCGGAGTGAGCTTGATTATAACAATGGATGTTATGATAATGAACGTGATTTGATTCGGCCCGAGTAG